In the Lysinibacillus sp. PLM2 genome, one interval contains:
- the yhfP gene encoding putative quinone oxidoreductase YhfP, producing the protein MSQTFNALVVNKEEENFTVKVQSLTMQDLPEGDVLIRVSYSGVNYKDSLASIPNGNIVRSYPFVPGIDLAGIVESSEDPRFKKGDEVIATSYEIGVSHFGGYSEYARVKADWVVPLPKGLTLKEAMTIGTAGFTAALCVQRLEENGLTPEKGPVLVTGATGGVGSFAVSILATRNYQIEASTGKTSESEYLKNLGANEILSREDVYDGKIKALGKQKWSAAVDSTGGEMLASVISQIQYGGAVAACGLTAGTNLPTTVFPFILRGINLLGVDSVYCPMETRAKTWERLATDFKPTNLDSFIQQEVTLQELPDALPTLLEGKARGRIIVKL; encoded by the coding sequence ATGTCACAAACTTTTAATGCACTTGTGGTAAATAAAGAAGAAGAAAATTTCACAGTAAAGGTACAATCATTAACAATGCAAGACTTACCTGAGGGTGATGTGTTAATTAGAGTTTCCTATTCTGGTGTTAATTACAAAGATAGTTTAGCTAGTATACCAAATGGTAATATTGTTAGATCTTATCCTTTTGTTCCTGGTATTGATTTAGCTGGTATTGTCGAATCTTCTGAAGATCCGCGTTTTAAAAAAGGTGATGAGGTCATCGCTACAAGTTATGAAATTGGGGTCTCCCATTTTGGAGGTTATAGTGAATACGCACGAGTAAAAGCTGATTGGGTTGTTCCTCTTCCTAAAGGGTTAACGTTAAAAGAAGCAATGACAATTGGTACGGCTGGTTTTACTGCAGCATTATGTGTTCAACGACTAGAAGAAAATGGATTAACTCCCGAAAAAGGACCCGTACTAGTTACGGGTGCAACTGGTGGTGTAGGCAGCTTTGCCGTCTCCATTCTTGCGACGCGTAATTACCAAATCGAGGCAAGCACTGGGAAAACTTCAGAATCAGAGTACTTAAAAAACCTTGGAGCAAATGAAATCCTTTCACGTGAAGACGTTTATGATGGAAAGATAAAAGCATTAGGTAAACAAAAATGGTCAGCTGCAGTTGATTCAACAGGCGGTGAAATGCTTGCTTCTGTCATTAGTCAAATTCAATACGGAGGAGCGGTCGCAGCTTGTGGATTAACCGCTGGCACAAATTTACCAACGACTGTCTTTCCATTTATTTTAAGAGGTATTAATTTACTTGGTGTAGATTCTGTCTATTGTCCGATGGAAACTCGTGCCAAAACTTGGGAACGCCTTGCAACAGACTTTAAACCTACAAACTTGGATAGTTTTATCCAGCAAGAAGTGACACTTCAAGAATTACCAGATGCACTTCCTACTTTATTAGAAGGAAAAGCAAGAGGTCGAATCATTGTAAAGCTGTAA
- a CDS encoding serine protease inhibitor, whose translation MKKLLTIYLLINLFILTSCGTGSSNESLKIASDVEYGNEDYQTIVSSNNQLGFELIAEAKRDDNGNIFISPTSLVMALSMVYNGADGVTKEEMANVLHIEGINAEQLNKANASLMSILFQNTKDVQLNVANSIWLNENYHFQEAFAEKNKDYFNAEIREINISDPDTPNTINDWVKNATNGKIDEIVEPPLNPDLVTILINAIYFKGNWTHPFNKEQTEKSIFTLESGNSKEVYLMKLNEKLAYMENEMFQAVSLPYGDNQNLSMKVFLPRENVPLSEFEKLLNNTNWEKWKSEFNEKEGTILLPRFQLEYEALLNDTLKTLGMPSAFDNANFSKMIEENAPLYISKVTQKTFLDVNEEGTEAAAATSVEIVTESASAEMPFYMEVNRPFFIAITDDKTDVVLFMGSILNPIEKPITQ comes from the coding sequence TTGAAAAAGTTATTAACGATATATTTGTTAATTAATTTGTTCATCTTAACAAGCTGTGGTACGGGAAGTTCAAATGAAAGTTTAAAAATCGCGAGCGATGTAGAATATGGTAATGAAGACTACCAAACAATCGTATCTTCGAATAATCAGTTAGGGTTTGAACTTATAGCAGAAGCAAAAAGAGATGATAATGGAAATATATTTATTTCACCAACAAGTTTAGTAATGGCATTATCAATGGTTTATAACGGAGCAGATGGCGTGACAAAAGAAGAAATGGCTAATGTATTACATATTGAAGGGATTAACGCAGAACAATTAAACAAAGCAAATGCGTCTCTAATGTCGATATTGTTTCAAAACACAAAGGATGTTCAATTAAATGTAGCCAATTCCATTTGGCTCAATGAAAACTACCATTTCCAAGAAGCTTTTGCAGAAAAGAACAAAGATTATTTTAATGCAGAGATTAGGGAAATCAACATATCAGACCCGGATACGCCTAACACAATTAATGATTGGGTAAAAAATGCGACAAACGGAAAAATTGATGAAATAGTCGAACCACCGTTAAACCCTGATTTAGTTACGATTTTAATCAATGCAATTTATTTTAAAGGGAACTGGACACATCCGTTTAATAAAGAGCAGACAGAAAAAAGTATTTTTACTTTAGAAAGCGGTAATTCAAAAGAAGTATACCTTATGAAATTAAATGAAAAGTTAGCTTATATGGAAAATGAAATGTTTCAAGCGGTTTCACTCCCTTATGGAGACAATCAAAACTTGAGCATGAAAGTTTTTTTACCGAGAGAAAATGTACCTCTTTCAGAATTTGAAAAACTTCTTAATAATACGAACTGGGAGAAATGGAAATCGGAATTTAATGAAAAAGAGGGCACTATCCTTCTTCCACGTTTTCAGTTGGAATATGAAGCTTTATTAAATGATACATTGAAAACACTTGGTATGCCGAGCGCATTTGATAATGCGAATTTCTCGAAAATGATTGAAGAAAATGCCCCGCTTTATATTAGTAAAGTGACACAAAAGACTTTTCTCGATGTAAATGAAGAAGGGACTGAAGCCGCTGCGGCAACCTCTGTTGAAATCGTAACTGAGAGTGCATCGGCCGAAATGCCATTTTATATGGAAGTGAATCGACCTTTCTTCATTGCAATTACAGATGATAAAACAGACGTTGTTCTATTTATGGGGTCGATCTTAAATCCAATAGAAAAACCGATTACCCAGTAA
- a CDS encoding serine protease inhibitor produces the protein MKKILIIIMMVSLLLASCGTTSTSNDSLEISSEVEFGEEDYLNIVSSNNELGFQLLAEAKRDEQGNIFISPTSLFMALAMVFNGADGPTKEEIAKVINANGLNPEDINKANASLMNILSENTEQIQLNIANSIWLNDSYHFQEEFSSTSEDYFNAEIKEINIEDAQSPKMINDWVKQATNGKIGEIVEEELNPEFVTMLINAIYFYGGWTYPFEASKTKKYDFTLEDGSTKDVPLMELHEHLFYMENNLFQAVSLPYGQDESMSMEVFLPREDVSLKEFEEMLTFENWQEWRGNFAETEGTILLPKFKLEYEVELKETLESLGMPSAFNENANFSKMIQEAQEIAISSVKQKTFIDVNEEGTEAAAVTSVEMETAAMQPMYDPFHMEVNRPFYLFIVDEKTDVILFMGSIKNPQE, from the coding sequence TTGAAAAAAATATTAATCATTATAATGATGGTTTCCTTACTCCTAGCAAGTTGTGGAACTACCAGTACTTCAAACGACAGTCTGGAAATTTCAAGTGAAGTAGAATTTGGTGAAGAGGATTACCTAAATATCGTTTCTTCTAATAACGAATTAGGCTTTCAACTTTTAGCAGAAGCAAAAAGAGATGAACAAGGGAATATCTTTATTTCACCAACAAGTTTATTTATGGCTCTTGCTATGGTCTTTAACGGCGCGGACGGACCAACAAAAGAAGAAATTGCAAAGGTGATAAATGCAAATGGACTTAATCCGGAAGATATAAATAAGGCCAATGCGTCATTGATGAACATATTAAGCGAAAATACAGAGCAAATCCAATTAAATATTGCAAATTCCATTTGGTTAAATGATAGCTATCACTTCCAAGAAGAGTTTTCCTCTACTAGTGAAGATTATTTTAATGCAGAAATTAAAGAAATCAATATAGAGGATGCCCAGTCACCAAAAATGATTAATGATTGGGTTAAGCAAGCAACAAATGGAAAAATAGGAGAGATTGTCGAAGAAGAATTAAATCCAGAGTTCGTGACAATGCTCATCAACGCTATTTATTTTTACGGAGGTTGGACGTATCCCTTTGAGGCTTCAAAGACAAAAAAGTATGATTTCACTTTAGAAGACGGCTCTACAAAAGATGTGCCATTAATGGAATTGCATGAACACTTATTTTATATGGAGAATAACTTGTTCCAAGCTGTCTCTCTTCCTTATGGCCAAGATGAAAGTATGAGCATGGAGGTTTTCTTGCCAAGGGAAGATGTAAGCTTAAAAGAATTTGAAGAAATGCTCACATTTGAAAATTGGCAGGAGTGGCGTGGAAATTTTGCTGAAACGGAAGGCACCATTTTACTACCGAAATTCAAATTAGAATATGAAGTGGAACTAAAGGAAACATTAGAATCGTTAGGAATGCCATCAGCATTTAATGAGAATGCGAATTTCTCAAAGATGATTCAGGAAGCACAAGAAATAGCGATTAGCAGTGTGAAGCAAAAAACATTTATTGATGTAAATGAAGAAGGAACAGAGGCTGCAGCAGTCACTTCTGTAGAAATGGAAACAGCAGCTATGCAACCAATGTACGATCCATTTCATATGGAAGTGAACCGTCCATTTTATCTATTCATTGTAGATGAAAAAACGGACGTCATTTTATTTATGGGATCCATTAAAAATCCACAAGAGTAA
- a CDS encoding DUF1292 domain-containing protein gives MEEIKVGEIFTIGDEENEEHEVEVLASINIEGTQYVAVGFVEDLREETEEDIDVFFLKVDEEGDFEAIESDEEFDKVSAAFDEVLEDESN, from the coding sequence ATGGAAGAAATTAAAGTCGGAGAAATATTTACAATTGGCGATGAAGAAAATGAAGAGCATGAAGTTGAAGTGCTAGCGTCTATCAATATTGAAGGTACTCAATATGTAGCGGTAGGCTTTGTTGAAGATCTACGAGAAGAAACAGAGGAAGACATCGATGTATTCTTCTTAAAAGTAGATGAAGAAGGCGATTTTGAAGCAATTGAAAGTGACGAAGAGTTTGATAAAGTCTCAGCAGCTTTTGATGAGGTTTTAGAGGATGAATCTAATTAA